A segment of the Bufo bufo chromosome 5, aBufBuf1.1, whole genome shotgun sequence genome:
atcttaAGAGGAAGTCCTCAGCACATAAGCATCATTAAGTAAACTTGTTCTGTTTGTACTATGCCCCTTCGGTAACTTTTCCATTTTCTCTATTTTAGCTGCAAATGGTGTCGTTCTGGCAACTGAGAAAAAACAGAAATCCATATTGTATGATGAGCAGAGTGTACATAAAGTGGAACCAATCACCAAACACATAGGCATGGTGTACAGCGGCATGGGCCCGGATTACAGGTACCGTATGATGTTCAGGTTATCAGTGAtcgctgtaagggtccattcagacgtccggaggtGTTTTGTGGCCcgcgctatatagaaaatgccttttcttgtctgcagttgcagacaagaataggtcatgttctattttttattgcggatccggaagtgcggatgcagacagcacatagtgtgctgtcctcatcctttCCGGCctaattgaaaatgaataggtctgcacccaagttgcggacgtgtgaatgaaccgtaAACCACAACATAACCCTTATCTTCagattataattttattttttttttcattcacttttagAGTCCTAGTTCGCAGGGCCCGGAAACTTGCCCAGCAGTATTTCCTTGTGTACCAGGAGCCTATACCAACAGCACAGCTAGTACAGAGAGTGGCATCCGTCATGCAGGAATACACACAGTCTGGGTAAGCGCATTCTTTCTTCCTCCTGTAGATGGCATGAACTGTTCAGGCAGCAGTTCATGGTTTGTcatctgcaacttttttttttttcatttaaaccgTTAGTAACTGCCAATATgcatttttacggtggtcaccttagGCCGGGCCGCAGAGTCTAAGAGTCACAAGACAGCTGAGCTCCTGCCATAACGGTCTGGGTCAACAAAAGGCTGATCCTGGACGTTTAAccacttagatgctgtggtcaatagcgACTGGCATCTATGGGGCTTCAGGGGAAGGGGGCTGCCTCTGTCAAGCAGTGACACTGCTACAAATGAGATTGCAGGGTGTATGTCTTCATACAGCAGCCAGGGGCCTAATGAAGGCCCCCAGGCCTGACCTCAGTGTATGCCAGAGGTGCAGCCTAATAGTgtctgacagtataatacactgcactacagAAATAGTACAATGTATTATAGACTTGATCAAGTCAGTTTTCTTGTGGGGACTAATAAATAGTAAAAACCTCCAAGTTTAAaaagtacacttttttttttttttttcatttaaatgaTAACACGAATCATATCCACATACCTCTCCGTATAACGTAAAAGAGCTAAACGGTGTCCAGTCTTGAAGACTGAAATTACCCTGGTTAATAATTGGAAAGTTTTTGGTCATATTAAGCAATCGATAAAAAAAAGGCATGAATACTTGGTAATTAGTACTTAACTTTAGTTTTTAAGCGcatattctttaaccccttagtgaccagcctcttTTGGGCTTTAGTGACCAAGCAGTTTTTTCATTGTAGAATTACGTTCGAattcagtgataccaaatacatatattttctttttcagttTTATTACATTTACACAGTAAAAACCCCGTAAATGGCTTTGCATCCGCGCATctgaagtatttttttttttttatttatatattttttttttcctcctacaCATTAGTTtaagcctacatgcacacgactgtatgtgttttgcagtccgcaaaaaaaaggatgacgtcccTATGTCATCTgttttatttaaattattttttttttttgcggggctatggaatggagcaacggatgcagacagctcacggagtgctgtctgcatcttttgcggccccattgaagtgaatgggtctgcacccgagccacaaaaaaatgcggttcggatgcggaaccaaaccacgttcgtgtgcatgtacgcTAACTGTGATAACTTGTTGGGCTAGCagtgtgattaaaaaaaaaaaaataccctgtTATTTTATAAATATAATTTACATTTCTTTAAGAATTtttcatttgaattttttttaaaaaaaactatggggggggggggggtaaatttattaagactggcgttttagtcgccggtcttaatatcccctatagctggcggtggatcagcCAGAGTTGTATAGGAGgcactggcctctacataacttcggtgcatccaccgcctacatttagaccattttctaggcgtagaaaatggtaaatgaaccAGCCGACCCTGCCTGCCCAGGCCTGCTTTTTTTAGTcttggcatgagcggggaaaagttgcagattgtaatctgcgccagaaatacacctaatataagtGTGTTTCTGCATAGTAAATGAGCCCCTATGctttttaaagggagcctgtcatcaactttatgctgatctcactgagggcagcataaaatagtgacagaaatgctaatttcagcggtgtgtcactcatgagctaaaagtaagtggttgctgagaaccagtatcataatcattgcagccagggcctggaaaagagtcacatctacctgagaagagtcctggttattcataatctcctgctctccctgcccacctgctgatgattggcagttttcTCCTAGAGAGatggggagaaaactaggtagaagcctgtcagtcatcagcaggtgggcagggagagcaggaattcatgaataaccatgactcttctcaggtggccgtgactcttccaggcccagtctgcaatgattgtgatgttggttctcggcaaccacttacttttaacttataagtgacagactcacctgtctctactttgttctgccgttagtatgagcagcataaagttgacaggttccctttaatggattatatattttttttccctggtAATATAATATTACCTTAAAATAGATTTGTTTGCATCTGTCACTGGTTGGCATCAATTCAATATTACATGTTCATTTTCAGGTAATTAGGTCTCGGCTAATGGTATGACAACAATTCGTACAGGGAACAGTTTTTggggtgggctttttttttttttagttttcagaAAAGCCTCCATAGGAAAATTAGTTTTTCAGACTATTTCCTCATTTTTAtaaccttgcaaccctttttaatGTAGCTGGTGTGCAGTGTGATATTGCTCCCTGACACACTGGAACTGCACATCAATGCCAGGCTTCTGATGGAGGTGTTAGTTATAACTTGCTCTTTCTCTTATTCCTTAGTGGCGTACGTCCATTTGGAGTCTCGTTATTAATTGCAGGTTGGGATGAAGATCGACCATATTTATTCCAGTCCGATCCTTCTGTAAGTAATATCCTTGGCTCTGTGTTATATAAAAGTGATTGCattctctgctttccatccatGCATtaatactgttaaaggggttgtctcatcaacacaacccatggacatcctgttgaggaccccccccccccccctctaaaaGTCAAACTGAGAGCAGCTCTGGATCTGGCGGACTTGAACCATCCTTGTATTACAAAGCGGACATTCAGATGAATGGTTGTCCATGTAATACTACTGTTTCCCTCAAGCGGCGGCTTTAGGGGAGATGCCCGGCTGACCTTGGCTTTCTGCTGCCACATTGTGAAAGTGACCTGAAGTATAAACTGGAATATGAGTGAAGGAGGCCTAATGCTAATGTCACACGGGGATGTTTCCATTTGAGGACTGACAACCCCTGGACAGGAAACTGACCAATTCAACGGATATCTTCACATGAGCAATTTTCTGCATGGACTGTGGGTCCGTACTGATAACATCAGGCCATGTTCTGTATGTGTCAGTTATTCCTGCAAATGAATGGGCGTATGGGAAAAGTGGATGGCACACTGACTTCACCTGCTTTAAAACTTGTCCACAGATCAAGGACGAGCTTGCTATCCGCCATGTTGAAGAGGCTTACatgtctattcatttctatgaactGTTTTCCCCTCAGTAAACAGGTTTTCTTCTCCTTCAGGGGGCATATTTTGCATGGAAGGCCACAGCAATGGGAAAGAATTATGTAAATGGAAAGACTTTCCTTGAAAAAAGGTACAAAaggtttttcataatttttttttttttccacagcagATTAAAGTGTTAATAATGGGAAGGGGGTACAAGGCAGGAGGGGAACAACTAGAGCTTTAATGACTTAAAATGCAGTATGGATTATTACTAAGGAAGATCGTGAATTAACTGCCTAAAGGGGCTCTGGCAAGTTAAGGGGTTTTCAGGattggaaaaacatggctgcttccttccaaaaacagcgccacacctctcCATAAGTTGTCTGGATTGCAGCTCGGCTCCATTTGGAGTCGATGGAGCAGACCTGCAATACTGCACACAGCCTCTGGACAGGAGTGGTGCTGTTTCAGGCCAAGAGGAGGTAGGGGTTTCACACCACGTTCATACTTTTCATATTTCTTTCTTACACGGCACAATTGTTCCCATCGTTTCATTGATGAGAATTCTATATATCGGCTATGAATATGTAGGTAATACTGTGTTTAGGCTACATGGCCATGTTTTCTTAATATACCTGATAAGGTTTCAGTGCTACAGCAGAACACTAAagatccacagtatacagcaatgtTCGACAGTTTCCCATTTTAAACTGGCTTTTTAATGGTTTACATTTTATTGATTttggtcgtttttttttttttttttttttttttttttttttgggcagatttctgTCATGTTATTGATAAATGTGTCTAAAAGTAGAGAGCTGCTGGCCATGCCCATATACGAAACGAAAAAAAAGTAAGAGCCTATTCTATGGGGTGCACCTcaaatttggtgcaaattatgCCAAATAACAGACTCAAACACAATAACTGTGCCCAGTGTATGGCCTCTGATACCACATGTCCACAGCTTTCTTGTTACACTAATTCCATATGAATTATGCCTCATTGCAGCCATATACAGGGAAAGTCTGGGTCTATAGAGTCCTGTATGTGCAGTATTGTGGCTTAATGAGGTCTTGTTGCCATTAGGTCCCAGCATAATCTCTGCTCTGTAGTCTCGCGCAGTGGACACTAGTCTGCGCCTATGCGGACTACTGGCACTGGCTTCCACttgtccactgcgcatgcgccggctccctgCGCACCCAGATCGGACCAGAAAAGAGACTCTGCGCAAGGCAGTCCTAGGCGGAATAATCTGGCAGCAAGCGCGAGACTACGGAGCAGAGATTACATGACCtcaggatagtgcagtgaataaattaagtagtaGGCGGTGCTTGGCTCTggatcgatgggcgcggctgggcttcaGGAGATcgtggacaaccccttgggctcctgaccgaggtgatttacatatgaataagatcgctttttataagaatataaggcacacagagTATAAACAGAGGGATCGttgtaaacactgcatgaagactaatgggcacatataaatatctccatatcgttaatcctggtgacagaatccctttaatgacctTTAACTGCATGTTTGGAGTAGTTGTCCTTCTGCAGAATATATTTAAATTATTAGCACTTctctttttgaaagcattcttactttgtagCACTTTTCCACAGTACTGTATTTAATAAGACCATTAGGGaaagatactgtatatattttacattaaaggggtttctcaGTATAAAATTGATGGGCCATAAATATCTGATGGGGGATCGGACTCCTTGCGCTCCTGCCGATGAGATGTtggcttttcctaggccaataTGTCACGTTGGCCTAGGCGCATGTGACCATAATAATACCAGGCACAGCTGTTATGaaatggacggcactgtgcttggtaagctgtgaggaggctgcattgCTCAATTAAACAGCTGACTGGCAGTGGTTCCTGGGTATTAAACGCCGCCAAtccgatattcatgacctattgtGAGGACGGGTCATCGGGGCACTCCATGAAAACCTCTTCAAATTACATTACTGGAAATAATCCACTTCAGTGTTTGAAAAAGAGCCCTTTCTTTGCCTTTGGCATATGTCTGTTGCTATCATGGACTACAGCTAACAAGTTCACAGAATAGGGACAAAAAGGGTGAACAGGTAATAAGAAAGTAATTTGTAGCACTAGTGTATTTGGTTCTCATTAAGTGCCCTGCTGTAATACTAGAGTTGCATTAATGTAAACCCTACACAGTACTTCAAAAACAGCCCTCATGTCacagacgtaccgagacatacagaTGTCccagcgacagtgagtggcaggagatctgagagactggcaacatgtggtttgatctgacaggttttccttgtggatcaataggcgtctgtggtgtttctggtaatggccacaccccttgcctcaggtgttgcttatgtggtcatttaaccttccttatttatagttgcttctcccactatgctgtgcgatttatagcttctgtggattgtttgtggttggatctcggcggagttcctggtgcttccatagcctctttgaagttaagtctttcctttccctttctgTATTTtgattgggttctgtgtgttgcatttccctattgtttgtattaggcctgaagtagactcctgttcttccttccttttttagaggaacaggtagcctcgtccctgccattagtactagggtcttatagggctagataggactctaggtattcctgcgtatgaactctcctacctttggggtctgttcatactggtagtcaggattttggttaggggttTTCACTAGGTGTCAATCTTCCTtctctagttctcaggcctgattccctgtttcccccttccctcctatgctgtttccctcccacaccgaagcagaTATGCTGGACAGTGGTGCCAAAATGTCAATCTTTTGTTACATTCCATGATACAAATAGAAATATATTATAATTCATCTGAAATAATACAACCTAAGGGTACAGGTAACATCACCCCAGTTATATGCTGCACACAACAGAAGGCAGCATATAATGCTGGACAAAGCCCAAAGGTGGTGTCTGCAGGTCTCCTGTCTTTATACCAGGCTGACATGGCTGCCACTCAGCATCCCACAGTCTCTTGTTGCAAGTAATGCAGCTAACTAATATACTAGCAAGCAGACCCCTATACTGGCGGTACTAAGGCTATTTACACCTTCGgaggccatttaaaaaaaaatgattgcatgttactcatttttggctaaagggttaacctgaggggttaactgccgctgatctgccagtaccagcctcctgtattaagggctaattatcattggtggtgcagtgcgccagcccctctcaacaccccccccccccccccccagtattaaacccCCCCcattggcagtggccacagggtcctctcccctccccctcattggtggcagtggcagcttctaatcggagccccagcagtgtaatcctggagctccgatcggttaccatggcagccaggacgctactgaagccctggctgccatggtaacatccctgatgctgtgtgcacagagcagcagggatagtgtaagtcctattcaccctgatagagatctatcagggtgaataggacaagggatgaaaaaaaaaatcccaggttctagcccctaagggggaaatggttattaaataaaaagtgtaaaaaaaaaaatgtgtacacacacacacacacacacacacacacacacacacacacacacacacacacacacacacacacacacacacacacacacacacaccaaaatattaagtatgaatcaccccctttcccaattttatgcCTTTTTATGAAGGCCATCCTTCAttcaagatagggccaggggctatccatagcattcagtatattgggcagactagatgggccaaatggttctta
Coding sequences within it:
- the PSMA2 gene encoding proteasome subunit alpha type-2, which produces MAERGYSFSLTTFSPSGKLVQIEYALAAVAAGAPSVGIKAANGVVLATEKKQKSILYDEQSVHKVEPITKHIGMVYSGMGPDYRVLVRRARKLAQQYFLVYQEPIPTAQLVQRVASVMQEYTQSGGVRPFGVSLLIAGWDEDRPYLFQSDPSGAYFAWKATAMGKNYVNGKTFLEKRYNEDLELEDAIHTAILTLKESFEGQMTEDNIEVGICNEAGFKRLTPAEVKDYLAAIA